From a region of the Streptacidiphilus albus JL83 genome:
- a CDS encoding class I SAM-dependent methyltransferase, with translation MPGPRALRNRFVDEPGSLGERLRVARWETFRRFFPDIESMTVLDLGGTAEMWQRAPLRAKQVHLVNLAEHPAALPDWISAEVADVTDPAVAAALGEFDLVFSNSTIEHVGGHSQRRRFVAAVESLAPQHWIQTPYRYFPVEPHFVAPGFQFLPLAARARLVRRWPLVHSRPDSPASAMDAVVNIELLTRAEMRYLFPDSVLVSERFLGLTKSLTAVRATARLPRREDSGC, from the coding sequence ATGCCCGGCCCCCGCGCCCTCCGCAACCGTTTCGTCGACGAACCGGGATCCCTCGGCGAGCGACTCCGCGTCGCCCGCTGGGAGACCTTCCGGCGCTTCTTCCCCGACATCGAGTCGATGACCGTGCTCGACCTCGGCGGCACCGCCGAGATGTGGCAGCGCGCGCCGCTGCGCGCCAAGCAGGTGCACCTGGTCAACCTGGCCGAGCACCCGGCCGCGCTCCCGGACTGGATATCGGCGGAGGTCGCGGACGTCACCGATCCCGCCGTCGCCGCCGCCCTCGGCGAGTTCGACCTGGTCTTCTCCAACTCGACCATCGAGCACGTCGGCGGGCACAGCCAGCGCCGCCGGTTCGTGGCCGCCGTCGAGTCGCTGGCGCCGCAGCACTGGATCCAGACCCCGTACCGCTACTTCCCGGTGGAGCCGCACTTCGTGGCCCCGGGCTTCCAGTTCCTGCCGCTGGCCGCCCGGGCCCGGCTGGTCCGGCGCTGGCCGCTGGTGCACAGCCGGCCCGACAGCCCGGCGTCGGCGATGGACGCCGTCGTCAACATCGAGCTGCTGACCCGCGCCGAGATGCGCTACCTCTTCCCCGACTCGGTCCTGGTCAGCGAGCGCTTCCTGGGCCTGACCAAGTCGCTGACCGCCGTCCGCGCCACCGCCCGTCTCCCGCGCCGAGAGGACTCCGGATGCTGA
- a CDS encoding phosphocholine-specific phospholipase C, with product MSPISRRTLLGSAAAIGAGSALGVLPLNVRKAMAASTGSGSLSSVKHVVILMQENRSFDHYYGTLQGVRGYGDTSLLRFPKGSNVWNQNTKGSAGGGSTLLPWHLNTALTDAQQVEDLDHSWSGTHGAWNDGLNNNWIPEKTGYTMGYYNRTDIPFQYALADAFTICDQYFCSVQGPTNPNRLYQWTGMIDPNGTGGGPVTDNSEDGYSWTTYPEMLQDAGVSWRVYQEPDNFDDNPLAWFTQFKSASTSSPLYTNGMARVSSVSSAIASDIANGVFPTVSWVVAPTAQSEHPANRPADGANFVSGVLSAIATNQAVWDSTVVFYNFDENDGFFDHVAPPTAPSGTADEFVSGLPIGMGPRVPMTVISPWSTGGLVNSQTFDHTSPLQFAELVTGVQCGNISAWRRQVAGNLTSAFNFGVSPVAFPTTLPNTAALVTAANNQESLPAPTVPKSGALPAQESGDRPALPLGYVFNTTSWTDTSTNRIWFQTVSAGTLGGGFTAYTVNDRTFAAWQYTCAAGGTISDYFSAKTYGGGPYDFDVHGPDGYLRGFQGNVLTWTNSSMAHPEAYVVDNKDGATLALTVSNAGSVSTVFTINPNAAYLASGGTATTVTVAAGGSHSTTLKATSAGRYDYTVTASTGDGFARRFAGRLYAQ from the coding sequence ATGTCCCCGATCTCCCGTCGGACGCTTCTCGGCTCCGCCGCCGCCATCGGCGCCGGCAGTGCCCTGGGCGTACTGCCGCTCAACGTCCGCAAGGCCATGGCTGCCAGTACCGGTTCCGGTTCGCTCTCCTCGGTCAAGCACGTGGTGATCCTGATGCAGGAGAACCGATCGTTCGACCACTACTACGGAACGCTCCAGGGCGTCCGGGGTTACGGCGACACCTCGCTGCTGCGCTTCCCCAAGGGCTCCAACGTCTGGAACCAGAACACCAAGGGCTCGGCCGGCGGCGGATCGACCCTGCTGCCCTGGCACCTGAACACCGCGCTCACCGACGCCCAGCAGGTGGAGGACCTGGACCACTCCTGGAGCGGCACCCACGGCGCCTGGAACGACGGCCTGAACAACAACTGGATCCCGGAGAAGACCGGGTACACCATGGGCTACTACAACCGCACCGACATCCCGTTCCAGTACGCGCTGGCGGACGCCTTCACCATCTGCGACCAGTACTTCTGCTCGGTCCAGGGTCCGACCAACCCGAACCGGCTGTACCAGTGGACCGGCATGATCGACCCGAACGGCACCGGCGGCGGACCGGTCACCGACAACAGCGAGGACGGCTACTCCTGGACCACCTACCCGGAGATGCTCCAGGACGCGGGCGTCTCCTGGCGGGTCTACCAGGAGCCGGACAACTTCGACGACAACCCGCTGGCCTGGTTCACCCAGTTCAAGTCCGCCTCGACCAGCTCCCCGCTGTACACCAACGGCATGGCCCGGGTCAGCAGCGTCAGCTCGGCCATCGCCTCCGACATCGCCAACGGCGTCTTCCCGACCGTCTCCTGGGTGGTCGCCCCGACCGCGCAGAGCGAGCACCCGGCCAACCGCCCGGCCGACGGCGCCAACTTCGTCAGCGGCGTGCTGTCGGCCATCGCGACCAACCAGGCCGTCTGGGACTCCACCGTGGTCTTCTACAACTTCGACGAGAACGACGGCTTCTTCGACCACGTCGCCCCGCCGACCGCGCCCTCCGGCACGGCCGACGAGTTCGTCAGCGGGCTGCCGATCGGCATGGGCCCGCGCGTCCCGATGACCGTGATCTCCCCCTGGTCGACCGGTGGCCTGGTCAACTCGCAGACCTTCGACCACACTTCACCGCTCCAGTTCGCCGAGCTGGTCACCGGCGTCCAGTGCGGCAACATCTCCGCCTGGCGGCGCCAGGTCGCCGGCAACCTGACCAGCGCCTTCAACTTCGGCGTCAGCCCGGTCGCCTTCCCGACCACCCTGCCGAACACCGCCGCGCTGGTCACCGCCGCCAACAACCAGGAGTCGCTGCCGGCTCCGACCGTCCCGAAGTCCGGCGCGCTGCCCGCGCAGGAGTCCGGCGACCGCCCGGCGCTGCCCCTCGGCTACGTCTTCAACACCACCTCCTGGACCGACACCTCGACCAACCGGATCTGGTTCCAGACGGTCTCGGCCGGCACCCTCGGCGGCGGCTTCACCGCCTACACCGTCAATGACCGCACCTTCGCCGCCTGGCAGTACACCTGTGCGGCGGGCGGCACCATCTCGGACTACTTCTCCGCCAAGACCTACGGCGGCGGCCCCTACGACTTCGACGTCCACGGCCCGGACGGCTACCTGCGCGGCTTCCAGGGCAACGTGCTGACCTGGACCAACAGCAGCATGGCGCACCCCGAGGCGTACGTGGTCGACAACAAGGACGGCGCCACCCTGGCCCTGACCGTCAGCAACGCCGGATCGGTCTCCACCGTCTTCACCATCAACCCCAACGCCGCCTACCTCGCCTCCGGCGGCACCGCCACCACGGTCACCGTCGCGGCCGGCGGCAGCCACAGCACCACCCTGAAGGCCACCTCGGCCGGGCGCTACGACTACACCGTCACCGCCTCCACCGGCGACGGCTTCGCCCGCCGCTTCGCCGGCCGGCTCTACGCCCAGTAG
- a CDS encoding right-handed parallel beta-helix repeat-containing protein — protein sequence MQRTNRRTLLAGALLALLLTVLLAYCSGTADSPVGVPLPGPVGSRPAGTSPGSPSPSRTPAHSRPASPAPSTAGTPGSDAARGGPCTSPGACGFPDAADTGPRIPLTPHNVGLLEITTNGTTISGWDITGALDIYADDVTVIDSRITSSNWWGINLRAGFSGLRVLHSTITGVPDKGPDNGGEDYAISNMGGSSIEVGWNNISVFGDALSMGQGDLHDNYVHDIVPFVNLDGQYQHTDAVISDGGNSGTLTIRHNTLLNATDAAHGASASIGLYADTGDVANCVVDDNWLAGGAYSLYGGGAGANGIRVTDNVFSTEYFPGAGVYGPVAYWNAGGRGNVWSGNRMSDGTALAPPPPTG from the coding sequence ATGCAACGGACGAACCGACGCACGCTGCTCGCGGGGGCGCTGCTGGCACTGCTGCTGACCGTGCTGCTCGCCTACTGCTCGGGCACGGCGGACAGTCCGGTCGGGGTCCCGTTACCCGGCCCGGTCGGCAGCCGCCCGGCCGGAACCTCCCCCGGCAGCCCGTCCCCGAGCCGGACCCCGGCGCACAGCCGACCGGCGTCCCCGGCACCGTCCACCGCCGGCACCCCCGGCTCCGACGCCGCCCGCGGCGGCCCCTGTACCTCCCCCGGCGCCTGCGGCTTCCCCGACGCGGCGGACACCGGCCCGCGCATCCCGCTGACCCCGCACAACGTCGGGTTGCTGGAGATCACCACCAACGGCACCACCATCTCCGGCTGGGACATCACCGGGGCGCTCGACATCTACGCCGACGACGTCACCGTGATCGACAGCCGGATCACCTCCTCCAACTGGTGGGGCATCAACCTCCGGGCCGGCTTCAGCGGACTGCGGGTCCTGCACAGCACCATCACCGGCGTGCCGGACAAGGGCCCGGACAACGGCGGCGAGGACTACGCCATCTCCAACATGGGCGGCAGCTCGATCGAGGTCGGCTGGAACAACATCTCGGTCTTCGGCGACGCGCTGTCCATGGGCCAGGGCGACCTGCACGACAACTACGTGCACGACATCGTCCCCTTCGTGAACCTGGACGGCCAGTACCAGCACACCGACGCGGTGATCAGCGACGGCGGCAACAGCGGCACCCTGACCATCCGCCACAACACCCTGCTCAACGCCACCGACGCCGCCCACGGCGCCTCCGCCAGCATCGGCCTCTACGCCGACACCGGGGACGTCGCCAACTGCGTCGTGGACGACAACTGGCTGGCCGGCGGCGCCTACTCGCTCTACGGCGGCGGCGCCGGGGCCAACGGCATCCGGGTCACCGACAACGTCTTCTCCACCGAGTACTTCCCCGGCGCCGGCGTCTACGGCCCGGTCGCCTACTGGAACGCGGGCGGCCGGGGCAATGTCTGGAGCGGCAACCGGATGTCCGACGGCACCGCGCTCGCTCCCCCTCCCCCGACCGGCTGA
- a CDS encoding CocE/NonD family hydrolase, whose product MPRRLSLLSLVAALICALVGLAPAARAATAATTLPTTGPTFLSIPGADGTLLSANVDQPTTPGPHPAIVFISSWSLNDVEYIAQEVQLARRGYVVFSYTPEGFLDSGGQIHVASPQDVADASSVIDWMLANTGADPGRIGFAGVSYGAGLSLLAAAHDPRIRAVAAMSAWTDLTYSLYGNQTRHLLAADLLGFLGQLTGRPDAQLTQALSDLSSNTDIPWVESWAAVRSPDSYLSQLDANHPAVYISNAFGDSFFAPDQIVSFFNQYTGPKRLDLAPGDHATVELTGLAGLPNTVWTNVGDWFDTYLDGASTATTGVDLTAVGSGVQQHYPDWASTSTGTDTVNLGATTIDSGYYTVANAGVPFVTNGLTQITGTPPAVWLPLVDRSDAAVWEGPTLGSGADVRGIPDVRLTVTPSAGSGTLVAYLYDVNWLGSAALVTHAPYSYLGATPGQPLSVSLDLNAIDYDVPAGDHLALVVGTKDLLYADADQTGSTDAFSGGTLTVPVG is encoded by the coding sequence ATGCCCAGGCGTCTGAGTCTGTTGTCGCTGGTCGCGGCACTGATCTGTGCACTGGTCGGCCTTGCTCCGGCCGCCCGCGCGGCCACCGCGGCAACCACCCTCCCGACCACCGGACCGACCTTCCTGAGCATCCCGGGGGCGGACGGGACGCTGCTCAGTGCCAATGTCGACCAGCCGACCACCCCCGGACCCCACCCGGCCATCGTGTTCATCTCCAGTTGGTCTCTCAACGACGTCGAGTACATCGCGCAGGAGGTCCAGCTCGCCCGGCGCGGCTACGTCGTGTTCTCGTACACACCCGAGGGCTTCCTCGACTCCGGTGGTCAGATCCATGTCGCGAGCCCGCAGGACGTCGCCGACGCCTCCTCGGTCATCGACTGGATGCTGGCCAACACCGGCGCCGACCCCGGCCGGATCGGCTTCGCCGGGGTCTCCTACGGCGCCGGGCTCTCGCTGCTGGCCGCCGCCCACGACCCGAGGATCAGGGCCGTCGCCGCGATGAGCGCCTGGACCGACCTCACCTACTCGCTCTACGGCAACCAGACCCGGCACCTGCTCGCCGCCGACCTGCTCGGCTTCCTCGGACAGCTGACGGGCCGTCCGGACGCCCAACTCACCCAGGCGCTCAGCGACCTGAGCAGCAACACGGACATTCCCTGGGTCGAGTCCTGGGCCGCGGTCCGCTCACCCGACAGCTACCTGAGCCAGCTGGACGCCAACCACCCGGCCGTCTACATCTCCAACGCCTTCGGCGACAGCTTCTTCGCCCCCGACCAGATCGTCTCGTTCTTCAACCAGTACACCGGCCCCAAGCGGCTCGACCTCGCCCCCGGCGACCACGCCACGGTCGAGCTCACCGGCCTGGCCGGACTGCCGAACACCGTCTGGACCAATGTCGGCGACTGGTTCGACACCTACCTCGACGGCGCGTCCACCGCCACCACCGGGGTCGACCTCACCGCCGTCGGCTCCGGCGTCCAGCAGCACTACCCGGACTGGGCCTCGACCTCCACCGGCACGGACACGGTGAACCTGGGGGCGACCACCATCGACTCCGGCTACTACACCGTGGCCAACGCCGGAGTCCCCTTCGTCACCAACGGGCTCACCCAGATCACCGGCACCCCGCCGGCCGTCTGGCTGCCGCTGGTGGACCGCTCCGACGCCGCCGTCTGGGAGGGGCCGACGCTCGGGTCCGGCGCCGACGTCCGGGGCATCCCCGACGTCCGGCTCACGGTCACGCCCAGCGCCGGCAGCGGCACCCTGGTGGCCTACCTCTACGACGTCAACTGGCTGGGCAGCGCCGCCCTGGTCACCCATGCGCCCTACAGCTACCTCGGCGCCACCCCCGGGCAGCCGCTGTCGGTCTCGCTGGACCTCAACGCCATCGACTACGACGTCCCGGCCGGCGACCACCTGGCGCTGGTCGTCGGCACCAAGGACCTGCTCTACGCCGATGCCGACCAGACCGGTTCGACCGACGCCTTCAGCGGCGGCACGCTGACCGTGCCCGTCGGCTGA
- a CDS encoding MIP/aquaporin family protein: MASATLPVPGASRQLLGELLSEFVGTMILILFGVGVVAQVVAADLGNHDSIAWAWGFGVMLGVYVAARVSGAHLNPAVTLSLAIFRGFSWSKVLPYALAQTAGAFVAALLVRWNYTEILAKADPGHTIKTQTIFATLPGNGTFPVSEWGALRDQIIGTAILVLVIMALTDIRNTAPKANMGALITGLLVVAIGMAFGADAGYAINPARDFGPRLASYLTGYRHAWRDQYGDLYFWVPIVGPLIGGPVGAAIYQFLVARFLPTQEVQAGRVLTEDDE, encoded by the coding sequence ATGGCCTCGGCCACCCTGCCGGTACCCGGCGCCTCGCGCCAACTCCTCGGCGAACTGCTCTCCGAGTTCGTCGGCACCATGATCCTCATCCTCTTCGGCGTGGGCGTCGTCGCCCAGGTCGTCGCCGCCGATCTCGGCAACCACGACAGCATCGCCTGGGCCTGGGGCTTCGGCGTGATGCTCGGGGTCTACGTGGCCGCCAGGGTCTCCGGTGCGCACCTCAACCCGGCGGTCACCCTCTCGCTCGCGATCTTCCGCGGCTTCTCCTGGTCGAAGGTGCTGCCCTACGCCCTGGCGCAGACCGCGGGGGCCTTCGTCGCCGCGCTGCTGGTCCGCTGGAACTACACCGAGATCCTGGCCAAGGCCGACCCCGGACACACCATCAAGACCCAGACCATCTTCGCCACCCTGCCGGGCAACGGCACCTTCCCGGTGAGCGAGTGGGGCGCGCTGCGCGACCAGATCATCGGGACGGCGATCCTGGTCCTGGTCATCATGGCGCTGACCGACATCAGGAACACCGCCCCCAAGGCGAACATGGGCGCCCTGATCACCGGACTGCTGGTGGTGGCCATCGGCATGGCCTTCGGCGCGGACGCCGGCTACGCGATCAACCCCGCCCGCGACTTCGGCCCCCGGCTGGCGAGTTACCTCACCGGCTACCGGCACGCCTGGCGGGACCAGTACGGCGACCTCTACTTCTGGGTCCCCATCGTCGGCCCGCTGATCGGCGGCCCGGTGGGCGCCGCGATCTACCAGTTCCTGGTCGCCCGGTTCCTGCCCACCCAGGAGGTGCAGGCCGGACGCGTCCTCACCGAGGACGACGAGTGA
- the glpK gene encoding glycerol kinase GlpK encodes MADYVAAIDQGTTSTRFMIFDHGGNEVAREQMEHEQILPRAGWVEHNPVEIWERTRSVIATGLNRSHLAPSDIAALGITNQRETTVVWNRRTGRPYGNAIVWQDTRTDRIASALEREGKGDIIRARAGLPPATYFAGGKIQWILENVDGARRDAERGEAIFGTVDTWVLWNLTGGVRGGVHVTDVTNASRTMLMDLRTLDWDDELLSFFGIPRAMLPTIRPSNAPEGYGVSPEASPLAGIPISGILGDQHAATVGQVCFSPGEAKNTYGTGNFMLLNTGQELVHSKHGLLTTVAYQFAGEAPVYALEGSIAVTGSAVQWLRDQLHIISNAAESEVLARRVDGSDGVYFVPAFSGLFAPYWRSDARGAIVGLSRFHTDSHIARATLEAICYQSRDVVEAMTKDSGVELAVLKVDGGVTANSLCMQTQADVLGVPVIRPVVAETTALGAAYAAGLAVGFWRDTEELKANWKQDRRWDPQWDRATREAGYADWKRAVERTLNWADVG; translated from the coding sequence ATGGCGGACTACGTTGCCGCGATAGACCAGGGCACCACCAGCACCCGCTTCATGATCTTCGATCACGGCGGGAACGAGGTCGCCCGGGAACAGATGGAGCACGAGCAGATCCTGCCGCGCGCGGGCTGGGTGGAGCACAATCCGGTCGAGATCTGGGAGCGCACCCGGTCGGTCATCGCCACCGGGCTGAACCGCTCCCACCTGGCCCCGTCCGACATCGCCGCGCTGGGCATCACCAACCAGCGTGAGACCACGGTGGTGTGGAACCGGCGCACCGGCCGCCCGTACGGCAACGCGATCGTCTGGCAGGACACCCGTACCGACCGGATCGCCAGCGCGCTGGAACGCGAGGGCAAGGGCGACATCATCCGGGCCAGGGCAGGGCTGCCGCCGGCGACCTACTTCGCCGGAGGCAAGATCCAGTGGATCCTGGAGAACGTCGACGGGGCGCGCCGGGACGCCGAGCGGGGCGAGGCGATCTTCGGCACGGTCGACACCTGGGTGCTGTGGAACCTCACCGGCGGAGTCCGCGGCGGCGTCCATGTCACCGACGTCACCAACGCCTCCCGCACCATGCTGATGGACCTGCGCACCCTCGACTGGGACGACGAGCTGCTGTCCTTCTTCGGCATCCCCCGCGCCATGCTGCCGACCATCCGGCCGTCCAACGCCCCCGAGGGGTACGGGGTGTCGCCGGAGGCCAGCCCGCTGGCGGGCATCCCGATCAGCGGCATCCTCGGCGACCAGCACGCCGCCACGGTGGGCCAGGTCTGCTTCTCCCCGGGCGAGGCCAAGAACACCTACGGCACCGGCAACTTCATGCTGCTCAACACCGGCCAGGAGCTGGTGCACTCGAAGCACGGCCTGCTGACCACCGTCGCCTACCAGTTCGCGGGCGAGGCCCCGGTCTACGCGCTGGAGGGCTCGATCGCGGTGACCGGCTCCGCCGTGCAGTGGCTGCGCGACCAGCTGCACATCATCAGCAACGCCGCCGAGAGCGAGGTGCTGGCCCGCCGGGTCGACGGCTCGGACGGGGTCTACTTCGTGCCGGCCTTCTCCGGGCTGTTCGCGCCCTACTGGCGTTCCGACGCCCGCGGGGCGATCGTCGGCCTCTCGCGCTTCCACACCGACTCCCACATCGCCCGGGCCACCCTGGAGGCGATCTGCTACCAGAGCCGGGACGTGGTGGAGGCGATGACCAAGGACTCCGGGGTGGAGCTGGCGGTGCTCAAGGTCGACGGCGGGGTGACCGCCAACAGCCTCTGCATGCAGACCCAGGCCGATGTGCTGGGCGTGCCGGTGATCCGGCCGGTGGTCGCCGAGACCACGGCCCTGGGCGCCGCCTACGCGGCCGGTCTCGCGGTGGGCTTCTGGCGCGACACCGAGGAGCTCAAGGCCAACTGGAAGCAGGACCGGCGCTGGGACCCGCAGTGGGACCGGGCCACCCGCGAGGCTGGCTACGCCGACTGGAAGCGGGCCGTCGAGCGCACGCTGAACTGGGCCGACGTCGGCTGA
- a CDS encoding glycerol-3-phosphate dehydrogenase/oxidase, which yields MKPVALSPQAREDALHAMESGGELDILVVGGGVVGAGCALDAVTRGLTVGLVEARDWASGTSSRSSKLIHGGLRYLEMLDFRLVQEALEERGLLIQRLAPHLVHPVKFLYPLKHRVWERPYVGAGVLLYDTMGLTSGNSRGLPFHRHLSRRHALREVPALKADSLVGAVQYWDAQVDDARHTMMITRTAAGYGALVANRTRVEGFLRQGERVTGALVCDMETGRKFEVHAKQVINATGVWTDDTQAMADTRGQFHVRASKGVHILVPRDRINSQSGLILRTEKSVLFVIPWGRHWLIGTTDTDWDLDKQHPAVSSRDIDYLLQHVNAVLSTPLTRDDVEGVYAGLRPLLSGDAAETSKLSREHLVGHPVPGLVVVAGGKYTTYRVMAKDAVDEAVRTLDGGAAAPSVTESVPLAGADGYRALWNRRQSLAREAGLHVARIEHLLNRYGSLVDEVLDLVRADPSLGTPLAGADDYLEAEVVYAATHEGARHLDDVLTRRTRASIESWDRGLAAADKAARLMAGPLGWNEDQIRDEVEHYRKRVEAEREAQQQPDDQTADAARLGAPDILPLH from the coding sequence ATGAAGCCGGTCGCCCTTTCGCCGCAGGCCCGGGAAGACGCACTGCACGCCATGGAGTCCGGTGGCGAGCTCGACATCCTGGTGGTGGGCGGAGGCGTGGTCGGGGCGGGGTGCGCGCTGGACGCGGTGACCCGTGGACTGACCGTGGGCCTGGTCGAGGCCAGGGACTGGGCCAGCGGCACCTCCAGCCGCTCCAGCAAGCTGATCCACGGCGGTCTGCGCTACCTGGAGATGCTGGACTTCCGGCTGGTGCAGGAGGCGCTGGAGGAGCGGGGCCTGCTGATCCAGCGGCTCGCGCCGCACCTGGTCCACCCGGTGAAGTTCCTCTACCCGCTCAAGCACCGGGTGTGGGAGCGCCCCTATGTCGGGGCCGGCGTGCTGCTCTACGACACCATGGGCCTCACCTCGGGCAACTCCCGGGGGCTGCCCTTCCACCGGCATCTGAGCCGGCGCCACGCACTGCGCGAGGTGCCCGCGCTCAAGGCCGACTCGCTGGTGGGCGCGGTCCAGTACTGGGACGCGCAGGTCGACGACGCCCGGCACACGATGATGATCACCCGGACCGCGGCCGGCTACGGCGCGCTGGTGGCCAACCGGACCCGGGTCGAGGGCTTCCTGCGCCAGGGCGAGCGGGTGACCGGGGCGCTGGTCTGCGACATGGAGACCGGGCGGAAGTTCGAGGTCCACGCCAAGCAGGTGATCAACGCCACCGGCGTGTGGACCGACGACACCCAGGCGATGGCCGACACCCGGGGCCAGTTCCATGTCCGGGCCTCGAAGGGCGTGCACATCCTGGTGCCCAGGGACCGGATCAACTCCCAGTCCGGACTGATCCTGCGGACCGAGAAGAGCGTGCTGTTCGTCATCCCCTGGGGCCGGCACTGGCTGATCGGCACCACCGACACCGACTGGGACCTGGACAAGCAGCACCCGGCGGTCAGCTCGCGGGACATCGACTACCTGCTCCAGCACGTGAACGCGGTGCTGTCGACGCCGCTCACCCGGGACGACGTCGAGGGCGTGTACGCCGGGCTGCGGCCGCTGCTGTCCGGGGACGCCGCCGAGACCAGCAAGCTCTCGCGGGAGCACCTGGTCGGCCACCCGGTGCCCGGGCTGGTGGTGGTGGCCGGCGGCAAGTACACCACCTACCGGGTGATGGCCAAGGACGCCGTCGACGAGGCGGTCCGCACCCTGGACGGGGGAGCGGCCGCGCCCTCGGTGACCGAGTCCGTGCCGCTGGCCGGCGCGGACGGCTACCGCGCGCTGTGGAACCGCCGGCAGAGCCTGGCGCGGGAGGCCGGGCTGCACGTCGCCCGGATCGAGCACCTGCTCAACCGGTACGGCTCGCTGGTCGACGAGGTGCTCGACCTGGTGCGGGCGGACCCCTCCCTGGGCACGCCGCTGGCCGGGGCGGACGACTACCTGGAGGCCGAGGTGGTCTACGCGGCCACCCACGAGGGCGCGCGGCACCTGGACGACGTGCTCACCCGGCGGACCCGGGCCTCGATCGAGTCCTGGGACCGCGGCCTCGCGGCGGCGGACAAGGCGGCGCGGCTGATGGCCGGGCCGCTGGGCTGGAACGAGGACCAGATCCGGGACGAGGTCGAGCACTACCGCAAGCGCGTCGAGGCCGAGCGCGAGGCGCAGCAGCAGCCGGACGACCAGACCGCGGACGCGGCCAGGCTCGGCGCCCCCGACATCCTCCCGCTGCACTGA
- a CDS encoding RNA polymerase-binding protein RbpA translates to MAQGRSGIRGSRIGAGPMGETERGELAARTVVSFWCGNGHHIRPSFSSEAAIPETWDCPKCGLPAGPDQDNPPAAASSAPYKTHLAYVRERRSDADGEILLNEALAKLRGEF, encoded by the coding sequence GTGGCACAGGGACGAAGCGGCATTCGCGGCAGCAGGATCGGCGCGGGCCCGATGGGTGAGACCGAGCGGGGCGAGCTGGCGGCCCGCACCGTGGTGTCGTTCTGGTGCGGCAACGGCCACCACATCCGGCCCAGCTTCTCCAGCGAGGCAGCCATCCCGGAGACCTGGGACTGCCCGAAGTGCGGCCTCCCGGCCGGCCCGGACCAGGACAACCCTCCGGCCGCCGCGAGCAGCGCCCCCTACAAGACCCACCTCGCCTACGTCCGCGAGCGGCGCAGCGACGCGGACGGCGAGATCCTGCTGAACGAGGCGCTGGCCAAGCTCCGCGGCGAGTTCTAG
- a CDS encoding class I SAM-dependent methyltransferase: MLNNLVNRHDADRLVRKVRRLELEPVLAKLRVRGGARVVAHWSEVEPSMTQWWAIPAVIRRWNLLMTGDADTTYPEYVARRHFAPRTDLRGLSLGCGTGGNELNWARTGAFALLEGVDVAPERIGFATATAAEQGLGDVLRFRVADVEQMEHDGERFDVLLGLQSLHHFDRLDETLPKLSRLLEPDGMFVVDEFVGPTRFQWTDRQLEAANALLRLLPEERRRQPDGRVKHRVVRPSRMSMVLDDPSEAVDAASLLPGLRRVFDVVEERPYGGTLLHIVFSGIAHNFLEPDPETLALLDRCFAAEDEALPEVGHDFVALVCRPRAGTPTAVRSDS, from the coding sequence ATGCTGAACAACCTGGTCAACCGCCATGACGCGGACCGGCTGGTGCGCAAGGTGCGACGGCTCGAACTGGAGCCGGTGCTGGCCAAGCTCCGGGTGCGCGGCGGCGCCCGGGTGGTGGCCCACTGGTCCGAGGTCGAGCCCTCGATGACCCAGTGGTGGGCGATCCCCGCCGTGATCCGGCGCTGGAACCTGCTGATGACCGGGGACGCCGACACCACCTATCCGGAGTACGTCGCCCGCAGGCACTTCGCGCCCCGGACCGACCTGCGCGGGCTCTCGCTCGGCTGCGGCACCGGCGGCAACGAGCTGAACTGGGCCAGGACCGGCGCGTTCGCGCTGCTGGAGGGGGTGGACGTGGCACCGGAGCGGATCGGCTTCGCCACCGCGACCGCCGCCGAGCAGGGCCTCGGCGACGTCCTCCGGTTCCGGGTCGCCGACGTCGAGCAGATGGAGCACGACGGGGAGCGCTTCGACGTGCTGCTCGGACTCCAGTCGCTGCACCACTTCGACCGGTTGGACGAGACCCTGCCGAAGCTCTCCCGGCTGCTGGAGCCGGACGGGATGTTCGTCGTCGACGAGTTCGTCGGCCCGACCAGGTTCCAGTGGACCGACCGCCAGCTGGAGGCCGCCAACGCCCTGTTACGGCTGCTCCCGGAGGAGCGCCGGCGGCAGCCGGACGGCCGGGTGAAGCACCGGGTGGTCCGGCCGAGCCGGATGTCGATGGTGCTCGACGACCCCTCCGAGGCCGTCGACGCCGCCTCGCTGCTGCCCGGACTGCGCCGGGTCTTCGACGTGGTCGAGGAGCGCCCCTACGGCGGGACGCTGCTGCACATCGTCTTCTCCGGGATCGCCCACAACTTCCTGGAGCCGGATCCGGAGACCCTGGCGCTGCTCGACCGCTGCTTCGCCGCCGAGGACGAGGCGCTGCCGGAGGTCGGCCACGACTTCGTCGCCCTGGTCTGCCGCCCGCGGGCCGGCACCCCGACGGCGGTTCGCTCGGACAGTTGA